The region ACCAATTACTTTCCCTGTGTAACTCTCCTCCAATTAGCTGAGCTCCTCATTGCCATTTAACACTCCTGATTTGAATAATCCCCTGTGCAATGATGGGTAGAATAATGAGATGGGtcacaccgtgtgtgtgtgtgtttgtgtactccTGTCTTGTGTATAATCTTATTGTTAGTATTGGTACTAGTGGCCATGGTTCATTAGAGGAAGGTACTACAGTTATTATGTCTGATTGTCTACCTCCCCATGTGACTGTAGTCTACACTAATGTAGACCTTCTGTAAAGGCAGACACTTCTCTGCATCTCGGCTTGCTCtctcacacacgtacacactttCTCTATACCTCTTTCATCCAGACAGTTTCTTTGcacctctgtctcacacacaccatTGACTGTAGTTAGGCCTACTTCATTACTTGGGGATTACATTTTGAATTCCGCTTTCAGAACCTTTCACCACAAATGAAACAATGTTATGTATTGAAAAGCACTGTAGGGTTATTCCTGTGCATGTGGGACTACTCCAGCATGTGAATGTTATCACTACTCTGTTgttaatgctctctctctcttttctctcccactTTGTACTTATCCCCTTAAACATTCCTTCTATTCTTTGTCTTCCTTCCTATCTCACtttttctctcatctctccctgtctctctctctgcaggtacCTGACTGGCAGTGAAGGGTCCCACTACAAGCAGTGTTATAGGAGGGCTCATTGGGGTGGTTCTGCTGCTGGCTGTTATCGGCAGTGTTGTGGTCTTGGTCCGTAAAAAACGCAGCCAGCACAATGGAGAGTGAGTGTTTGTGTCTCTGTCACTCATACTAAGTGATCATCCTTACTGTCTGTTTTgattccttcctttctctctttctcagtggTCCACCCAAGTACAAGCCCCTCCCCCTAAGAAGCAGCagcccagcagcagcagctctacTGATAGGGTGAGGGATGCTGGCCAGCCATAACACCTTTAGACTTGCTGTGATGGGAGATGTTTATATATCTCTATATGGCCCCTCAATTTGTATTTTACAATACCACACACAACATGTTTTTATCAACATTGTTAAATGATTAAAATATTATGCAGATTAGGAAAGCGTCCATCTGAAATAGGTTTAACCCTAACTCAGAGTAGGTGAGAataatcctgtgtgtgtgtgtgtgtgtgtgtgtgtgtgcgcatctgcAGCTGAACACCAGTCGAGACCCTGTGGAGAGCAAGGACGGATCCGTGGACCACCTGTACTACGCTCCCCAGGATGCCGAGCCTGTGGAGAGCAAGGACGGATCCGTGGACCACCTGTACTACGCTCCCCAGGATGCCGAGCCTGTGGAGAGCAAGGACGGATCCGTGGACCACCTGTACTACGCTCCCCAGGATGCCGAGCCTGTGGAGAGCAAGGACGGATCCAAGGACCACCTGTACTACGCTCCCCAGGATGCCGAGCCTGTGGAGAGCAAGGATGGATCCATGGACCACCTGTACTACGCTCCCCAGGATGCCGAGCCTGTGGAGAGCAAGGACGGATCCAAGGACCACCTGTACTACGCTCCCCAGGATGCCGAGCCTGTGGAGAGCAAGGACGGATCCGTGGACCACCTGTACTACGCTCCCCAGAATGCCGAGCCTGTGGAGAGCAAGGACGGATCCGTGGACCACCTGTACTACGCTCCCCAGGATGCCGAGCCCAGCACGGTAAGAACACAGCCATACATGGGGTGCATCTCTCAATAGTCCTTCTCTTCTGAATCCTTTCCTCAATCTTCAGACATGAATAGACCTGGATGTGTGAAAGCAAATTCCCAGCTGGCCTCCTTGATATTGCTTCCACCTGGCCTGTGTTTTCCTATCAGTAAAGATGGAGTGAATGGAGACCAGGAGAGGAAGCCATTTTAGGCTATCGGGATACATTAAGCTCTGTAGCTTTGGCTCTTAGTTTATTATCTATATCATTCATAATACATCCTGGTAAAGGATTCATGAAACAAAAAGAAATCAATCATTTAACATCTACTTATGATCATTAATTCATCAGTTACTCAACATGATTGCCCTATTTACCAGTACACAAACATGAGAATGTGTAGGAAACTGAAGGGTATGGAGGGCTGCTATGTGGATAGAAGCTGATATACTGAACATGCTATAGAtagaaacatgtatttttaatACTGTAGGAACCATTGCGTTGGTAAGCTAGTTACAATTTCCTCCTGTGATTTAACCCTATTGGAGCAGTGGTTAGCAAGTTTGTTAATTGGCTAGAAGACCTGGGTTCAACTCTCAAAGGGTGTTGCTCTGTCAGTTTGTTCGCTAATGCAAGGGTCACTAGAAAACTATGAAGACTGCATTGGTTCTCCTTATTTGTATATGATTATTAAGATGATTATCTTTCCCACCAGGACCTGGATGCGTACAGTGATGAGGAATACAATGGTGATGTGTAGGAGTAGCTCTATGCTGGGGCCCCTTCTGGCTGGGATGAACCCAGGCTGAACGAAGTCCGGCCCCTGTACGCCCCCAACCAGTACAAGGCCAATGATTACCATGACAACGAGGAGGACCACCCCCCTGCTGCCAGAGCAACTTGTGGAGAGAGCTTTGTGTCCCAGGCCATGTTTGTGTGAAGACGGGAGACATTGGAAGTGTGTGTGGGACTAAACCTGTTTGTACGTGAAGAACATTGGACACTGGATGTGTGTGTCTAAGGGGATGGCTGCAGTGTGTGATGGCTGTAGTCATTGCCATTCAATCAGTATCTCCAATCTAGAATTTTCCATTGTGAACTAAAGTGAGTGAATGTATTGGGTTCTAATAACGGGAATCATGTTTTTTAAAGGGGGATCCGCTTTACCGTTAAAATGCTCTGCAAGTCAGACACAACATAAAACAACTTCTATCGCGGTTGGTTGAAACTCCTTTGCATGTTGTGGTTAAAGTcccatgtgtacagtatgtgtgtgagattgTTTAATAGGCACAGATCCAGGGCCAGCTTACCCTCTTTGAATCCTAACCATAACCATTAGGGGATAACGCAACACTGACCTTGGATCAGATCAGTGTGTATTGATAGCTCCATCATACTGTGTAATGTAGATGGCTCTTGGTCaggagactagtagtagtacACTACTCTGAGCTAAAGGCAGTAGGATGATGTTGCTTATAGACACTGGTGTGTTTTACTCCCTAAGGATTATGTTTAAGATTTTACATAatgtaatctgatcctagatctgtgtctaAGATACAATTCTGGATTCCCGGAGCCCAATACAAGCCATAAGAGGGGCAATCAATTGCCTGAACAAAAATCAAACAATGTAAGTTACTGACAatcttgtgtgtatatataaaaaggAAATCTCGGTTACCTTTTTAACATTGACGATTTGTGCCTGTTCACTCAGGATCTAAAAGCTCTATTCTCATGCTCTACCACAGTATGTTGGTTACAGAAGGTACTACGGAGGCCTACTGTTGGAATGTCCAATATTGTCAGGGTCTAGGTTTTTATATAATTTCAGGGTCTTCTCTATACAATCACTTAATTGTTAAACCAGATGTGCCTATTTTTGTAccgtgtcagattttaaaatgtgAATCAAAGAAGAACTCTGAATGATTTTGTCAACTTTGTGAGAGATGGATTTGACCTGTTTTTACAGCGCTCTATATGTTTTTACAGAAAAGCCTGATGCGCTGGTTACTTGATGATTTTTAATTCATTAAACATTTAAACTGTGTGGTCAGTATTGCTGCGGTCACATTTTCTCATCTTGCTTAAATGTTTTTTGTTTCATCTGATGAGTTGGGGAGTTAACGGAAGTAAATAAGAGTCCAGAAGGGGGAACTCAGGCTCAAGAAAGTGGTTAGTGCTATCgggaatccttgggacgtccctaaccTTACCGTTTTATATTTAAACTTCTAATGGGGTAACGTCAGAGTTGGGACGTCCCAATGATTCCGTTTAGACTTTACCCTGAGAAATCCTGTAAACAGGTTGTCCACTCCACCCTATAGGCCTAGAAATCTTCTATCTTTTCCTCTCAATCAGGGGTATAAAACATCTGTAACTAACCTGTTGTAATGATGCTCATTAAGAACATCTGCCTGGGTGACAGTACATtcccactttatataatgttttataTTTATATCATGTTACTTTGAAACAAATAACTACTCAATACCCCGGAGGTACAGGACACGGAGAAAGAGGCTTGTTACAGCTTTACACTTTAATAACAGTTGAAGTGCCAAACAAACCGGTAAGGATTCAGTCTGTGCCTGTGTCGGCAGGATCGCCCTGCAGTTTGGAGCCAATGATCAAACAAAGGTTTGGGTTGGTGAAGTAATCTGAAAGAGAGAAAATAtcatgttcatttttgtagttctATGTAGAGGACTGTCCCTGTCTGTATATTAGTGTGCGTGTCAGATTGTGTTGTTGATTGAACCCACCTGCTGCATACTCTCGAATGTCTGTGGGTCTTTTGAGAAACACAtctctgtaaataaaaaaaaacaagaagcaGGTAGCCAAGCAATTGGCCAGTTAGACTTCATTACTGTAGCTAAGTATGAAATATAATTCTATTTGTTATTGGTGTCTGGAGCTGGAGCGCCTGAGAGCCCTAACGGAGAATATTATGTCTGAAAATATACCGTCAGTCAGTGCCAGCCAATTAACAAACCTTAAAAAGTCGCTTATTAAGGCCTCCGTCTCTGGATGCTCTctcaaatatttttcattgttGATTCTCGTATTGATctataaaaaaaatactgaatTAGCGAATGGCTCTGCAGAGGACAGAGGGACAATTCTAATCTGTCAAGACTGAAAAAAGATAGGGAAGACATCTGAATTTCCATTTTATTCGACAGACAACCTAACATCCTTTTTCACTATCTGTCTAATATACATTGTTGGCTTTGCTTGTCCCAGGAGAAATATAAAGGTGAATGTCCATTAACTTTACTGTCTACTCTTTCCCATGCCTCGTGATATTGGGAAAAGCCAGGTGGGCAATGACAATAGCATATTCAAAGTTACCCCACGTAATGTTTGTCATTCCTGAGCCTATCTTTAACCAAGGAATTTCTGCTAGCTAACTATTAGCTGGATGAATGCAAAAATAATGCTGTGAGTGAAAGAACAAGAAATTCTATTGTATATTCATTCCTAATTCTATCGATAGAACTAGCTGAGTAAATGTTGTTGAAGCCAAGGAGCACTCATGAAGCGAACGACGCTaaagtgttagctagctaacttaccttAAATTGTCGGAGTTGCTGTTGTTGCTGGATGCTTAATGCACCAAAGTCCAGTTTCTCCAAACCACTTTTATCAGCCATTTGATCTCATCAGCTAGCTAATATCCCTTTGATAGCCTGCTTGCTAGCTACCGTTAATATCTTTATTAAAACGAAACCCGCCTGTTGTTGACAAGCCCCACTGTTACTATGGCAACAGCCTGAGTAGAACAGAAGCAACACTTTCCCCACAGAGTTCATCTTTGCTTTCGCCCATTACATCTTAGGCCTTTATGGCTCTGGGTGGCAGCCAATGTGGCAATGTTTTTCAGAGCCTGTATTGAGGGATCCAGCCACAGGACAATGCGATATTGCCCCAACAGCTCATCAGTTGTTGTGACCTAAGCAAGTACCTCTGGAGTAGATGTCTCTACTACAGGTCCATTCAGGAAGACCAGAACACTCATGGATGGATACTTGGTGTGTGAGATTCGTGTTTGCTCCTATTCACTATTGTAGACAAAAGAGCTCACACATTTTCTTCAGAAAATGTACCTTTTCTAGCTTTACTTACATTTGACTCAAGTCAAGTGTAATACCTCAGGTTCAAATATGTACTATTTAATATAACCATTAATATGAATTAATATGCTTAATTTGGTTACAGATTAAAATCTTACAATTGTATTGAGGGGGCTTGGACAAGTAGGGTTGGCAGGGCAGTCAAGAggaggaaaatagtcaaatttacgcacttatcaaccgaacatccctggtcatccctactgcctctgatctggcagactcactaaacacacatgctttctttgtaaatgatgtctgagtgttggagtgtgccactggctttccggaaataaaaaaaacaagaaaatggtgccatctggttttcttaatataaggaatttgaaattatttatacttttacttttgatacttaagtatattttaaaccaaatactttaagactTTCACCTAAGTAGAattttactgtgtgacttttacttgagtcattttctattaagttatctttacttttactcaagtatgacagttgggtactttttccaccactgcccattATAATGTATTGCGCTATCACTTTTCTCTATTCCACTGCAGTTGTAAATTACTTACACTAAAAATATGCCACAGAAAATGTAACCTCCAGCCTACTCTTAGTAGGCGACCTTTGGTAAGTGTTTAGACTGGTTATAAGTATCCTTCAACCACACAGCTGCATACAACGTGTATAAAATGTAGAGGAGACATCTGATAAGTCTGTAGAGTGTAGATAGAAGAGAAAACGCTCTAAGCTATCCCTCCTAGATCCAGGGACTGCTTCTGCTACTAGCACTACTGTATCTGATCAGCACCATGGCTTCAACAAAGTTAAACAGTACTGAATGCTCTCTCTAAACCTCACCTTCTGAACAGGACAACTTTGCAGGTGGAGCAAGACATGCTGGATCTGTCTGCCTGTTTTTTCCAGCACATTGCTTTAGGGAAAACTTATATCTTTCTGATTTTTAGTCGttctttttctcttctctctggtGATGAACAATCATTGGATTGGTGACACTTAAAGAGCGCTTCTGGCAGGCCTTCTACACTTTGTTCCATTTTCAGCTATGTGGTCTTTTGCATAGCTTCATTGCAGCATTCATTGTCTTGCACACTGTTCTGCTCCAACATACTGTGATGCATGGAACATTTTAGTATTATGTGTACCATCCTTTGGAGCGCTCAGATGAGTCTGACCCTCACAGCCACAGAAAGATCCTTTGGAGCACTCAGACGAGTCTGGCCCTCACGGCAATAGAAAGGTCCTTTGGAGCGCTCAGACGAGTCTGGCCCTCACGGCAATAGAAAGGTCCTTTGGAGCGCTCAGACGAGTCTGGCCCTCACGGCAATAGAAAGATCCTTTGGAGCACTCAGACGAGTCTGGCCCTCACGGCAATAGAAAGGTCCTTTGGAGCGCTCAGACGAGTCTGGCCCTCACGGCAATAGAAAGGTCCTTTGGAGCGCTCAGACGAGTCTGGCCCTCACGGCAATAGAAAGATCCTTTGGAGCGCTCAGACGAGTCTGGCCCTCACGGCAATA is a window of Salmo trutta chromosome 37, fSalTru1.1, whole genome shotgun sequence DNA encoding:
- the riiad1 gene encoding RIIa domain-containing protein 1; amino-acid sequence: MADKSGLEKLDFGALSIQQQQQLRQFKINTRINNEKYLREHPETEALISDFLRDVFLKRPTDIREYAADYFTNPNLCLIIGSKLQGDPADTGTD